In Planctomycetaceae bacterium, a single window of DNA contains:
- a CDS encoding Nif3-like dinuclear metal center hexameric protein, producing the protein MTTVGEVCDFLNEFAPLNLAESWDNVGLLIGRSDRIVSRIMTCLTLTPDIATEAIASKTNLIVSHHPVLFRGTKRLSDATIEGDMLLKLIETGIAVYSPHTAFDSAREGINQQIANALGLQDVRPLNYFSPESPDGSGRWGVLPEVISIQELLDRVRQTLGAKHLEYCGNGREHVRQLAIGCGAAESFLSEAIANHCDTFITGEARFHTVLEARSKGVNLILTGHYHSERPAVETLAKKIAAAFPVLEVFASMQECNPLSLWTGNDP; encoded by the coding sequence ATGACAACCGTTGGAGAGGTTTGCGATTTCCTGAACGAATTCGCACCGCTGAATCTGGCTGAATCCTGGGACAATGTCGGCCTGCTTATCGGGCGGTCGGACCGCATTGTTTCACGAATCATGACGTGCCTGACGCTCACCCCGGACATCGCCACGGAAGCGATCGCATCAAAAACCAACCTGATCGTATCACATCATCCTGTTCTTTTTCGTGGCACAAAGCGACTCAGCGATGCCACAATCGAAGGGGATATGCTTCTGAAACTCATCGAAACCGGAATCGCGGTTTACAGCCCGCATACCGCGTTCGACAGTGCTCGTGAAGGAATCAACCAGCAAATCGCGAACGCACTTGGCCTGCAGGATGTACGGCCGCTGAACTATTTTTCACCGGAATCTCCGGACGGAAGCGGACGTTGGGGGGTCCTTCCTGAAGTCATTTCCATTCAAGAACTTCTGGATCGTGTCCGGCAAACCCTCGGTGCCAAACACCTGGAATACTGCGGCAATGGCAGAGAACACGTGCGGCAGCTGGCGATCGGATGCGGGGCCGCAGAAAGTTTTCTGTCTGAGGCGATTGCAAACCACTGTGACACCTTCATTACTGGTGAAGCCCGATTTCACACCGTGCTGGAGGCACGTTCGAAAGGCGTCAATCTGATCCTGACCGGTCACTACCACAGCGAACGTCCTGCGGTCGAGACTCTGGCAAAAAAAATCGCCGCCGCCTTTCCTGTGCTGGAAGTGTTTGCGAGCATGCAGGAGTGCAATCCGCTCTCGCTCTGGACTGGAAACGACCCATGA
- a CDS encoding DUF983 domain-containing protein produces MTSSQDSSHDTSSEFPGFAQSLLRAARLRCPLCAKGSLFRGLLRMHEKCEHCHFKFERAPGYFLGSTYINYGLTAGITTASYVLLHFVLRIPNSALLPGLVAFCAIFPFVFFRYARSLWLSIDCYFDRTGLEEARHQ; encoded by the coding sequence ATGACCTCCTCCCAAGACTCATCTCACGACACCAGTTCTGAATTTCCAGGATTTGCGCAGTCCCTGCTGCGTGCCGCCAGACTCCGATGTCCACTCTGTGCGAAAGGTTCGCTCTTCCGTGGACTTCTTCGAATGCATGAGAAATGCGAGCACTGCCATTTTAAGTTTGAACGCGCACCGGGCTATTTTCTTGGTTCCACCTACATCAACTATGGATTAACAGCCGGCATCACGACGGCCAGCTATGTGTTGCTGCACTTCGTCCTGAGAATTCCCAATTCTGCTTTGTTACCTGGGTTAGTGGCATTTTGCGCCATTTTCCCTTTTGTTTTCTTCCGCTACGCCCGATCACTGTGGCTGTCCATCGATTGTTACTTTGACCGGACGGGGCTTGAAGAAGCCCGTCATCAGTGA